In a single window of the Phocoena sinus isolate mPhoSin1 chromosome 7, mPhoSin1.pri, whole genome shotgun sequence genome:
- the ARHGEF4 gene encoding rho guanine nucleotide exchange factor 4 isoform X1, with amino-acid sequence MDDQELGFNAGDVIELRVNQDEPADDAALGTGHGGAGHGGAEAQSSKDQMRTNVINEILSTERDYIKHLRDICEGYLRQCRKRVDMFSEEQLRTIFGNIEDIYRCQKAFVKALEQKFNRERPHLSELGACFLEHQADFQIYSEYCNNHPNACVELSRLAKLSKYVYFFEACRLLQKMIDISLDGFLLTPVQKICKYPLQLAELLKYTHPQHRDFKDVEAALHAMKNVAQLINERKRRLENIDKIAQWQSSIEDWEGEDLLVRSSELIHSGELTRVTQPQAKSQQRMFFLFDHQLIYCKKDLLRRDVLYYKGRLDLDGLELVDLEDGKDGELHVSVRNAFRLRCGPSGESQLLCAKKPEQKQRWLRAFARERDQVRLDQETGFSITQLQRKQAMLNASKQQAVGKPKALSRPYYLTRQKHPALPTSLPQQQVLVLAEPKRKPSTFWHSISRLAPFRK; translated from the exons ATGGATGACCAGGAACTGGGCTTCAACGCCGGGGACGTCATCGAA CTGCGGGTGAACCAGGACGAGCCAGCGGACGACGCGGCGCTGGGGACCGGGCACGGCGGGGCCGGGCACGGCGGGGCTGAGGCGCAGAGCAGCAAGGACCAGATGCGGACCAACGTCATCAACGAGATCCTCAGCACCGAGCGGGACTACATCAAGCACCTGCGCGACATCTGCGAG GGCTACCTCAGGCAGTGTCGCAAGCGCGTGGACATGTTCAGCGAGGAGCAGCTGCGAACCATCTTCGGGAACATCGAGGACATCTACCGGTGCCAGAAGGCCTTCGTGAAGGCGCTGGAGCAGAAGTTCAACCGGGAGCGGCCACACCTGAGCGAGCTGGGCGCCTGCTTCCTGGAACAC CAAGCGGATTTCCAGATCTACTCAGAGTACTGCAACAACCACCCCAACGCCTGCGTGGAGCTCTCGCGCCTCGCCAAGCTCAGCAAGTACGTGTACTTCTTCGAGGCCTGCCGGCTGCTGCAGAAGATGATCGACATCTCCCTGGACGGCTTCCTGCTGACACCTGTGCAGAAGATCTGCAAGTACCCTCTGCAGCTGGCTGAGCTGCTCAAGTACACGCACCCCCAGCACAG GGATTTCAAGGACGTGGAAGCTGCCTTACATGCCATGAAGAATGTGGCCCAGCTCATCAATGAACGGAAACGGAGACTTGAAAACATCGACAAGATCGCTCAGTGGCAGAGTTCCATAGAGGACTGGGAG GGAGAAGATCTCCTGGTCAGGAGCTCAGAACTCATCCACTCGGGGGAGCTGACTCGTGTCACACAGCCACAAGCCAAGAGCCAGCAGAggatgttttttctctttgaccACCAGCTCATCTACTGTAAGAAG GACCTTCTCCGCCGGGACGTGCTCTACTACAAGGGCCGACTGGACCTGGATGGCCTGGAGCTGGTGGACCTGGAGGACGGGAAGGACGGGGAGCTCCATGTGAGCGTCAGGAACGCCTTCCGGCTGCGCTGCGGCCCCTCGGGGGAGAGCCAGCTGCTGTGTGCCAAGAAGCCCGAGCAGAAGCAGCGCTGGCTCAGGGCCTTCGCCAGGGAGCGGGACCAGGTGCGGCTGGACCAGGAGACAG GCTTCTCCATCACCCAGCTACAGAGGAAGCAGGCCATGCTGAACGCCAGCAAGCAGCAGGCTGTCGGGAAGCCCAAAG CCCTCAGCCGGCCCTACTATCTGACACGCCAGAagcacccagctctgcccaccagcctgCCCCAGCAACAGGTCCTGGTGCTGGCAGAGCCCAAGCGGAAGCCGTCCACCTTCTGGCATAGCATCAGCCGGCTGGCGCCCTTCCGCAAGTGA
- the ARHGEF4 gene encoding rho guanine nucleotide exchange factor 4 isoform X2 has translation MDDQELGFNAGDVIEVMDATNREWWWGRVADGEGWFPASFVRLRVNQDEPADDAALGTGHGGAGHGGAEAQSSKDQMRTNVINEILSTERDYIKHLRDICEGYLRQCRKRVDMFSEEQLRTIFGNIEDIYRCQKAFVKALEQKFNRERPHLSELGACFLEHQADFQIYSEYCNNHPNACVELSRLAKLSKYVYFFEACRLLQKMIDISLDGFLLTPVQKICKYPLQLAELLKYTHPQHRDFKDVEAALHAMKNVAQLINERKRRLENIDKIAQWQSSIEDWEGEDLLVRSSELIHSGELTRVTQPQAKSQQRMFFLFDHQLIYCKKDLLRRDVLYYKGRLDLDGLELVDLEDGKDGELHVSVRNAFRLRCGPSGESQLLCAKKPEQKQRWLRAFARERDQVRLDQETGFSITQLQRKQAMLNASKQQAVGKPKALSRPYYLTRQKHPALPTSLPQQQVLVLAEPKRKPSTFWHSISRLAPFRK, from the exons ATGGATGACCAGGAACTGGGCTTCAACGCCGGGGACGTCATCGAAGTAATGGATGCCACCAACAGAGAGTGGTGGTGGGGCCGGGTCGCTGACGGCGAGGGCTGGTTTCCAGCAAGCTTTGTGCGG CTGCGGGTGAACCAGGACGAGCCAGCGGACGACGCGGCGCTGGGGACCGGGCACGGCGGGGCCGGGCACGGCGGGGCTGAGGCGCAGAGCAGCAAGGACCAGATGCGGACCAACGTCATCAACGAGATCCTCAGCACCGAGCGGGACTACATCAAGCACCTGCGCGACATCTGCGAG GGCTACCTCAGGCAGTGTCGCAAGCGCGTGGACATGTTCAGCGAGGAGCAGCTGCGAACCATCTTCGGGAACATCGAGGACATCTACCGGTGCCAGAAGGCCTTCGTGAAGGCGCTGGAGCAGAAGTTCAACCGGGAGCGGCCACACCTGAGCGAGCTGGGCGCCTGCTTCCTGGAACAC CAAGCGGATTTCCAGATCTACTCAGAGTACTGCAACAACCACCCCAACGCCTGCGTGGAGCTCTCGCGCCTCGCCAAGCTCAGCAAGTACGTGTACTTCTTCGAGGCCTGCCGGCTGCTGCAGAAGATGATCGACATCTCCCTGGACGGCTTCCTGCTGACACCTGTGCAGAAGATCTGCAAGTACCCTCTGCAGCTGGCTGAGCTGCTCAAGTACACGCACCCCCAGCACAG GGATTTCAAGGACGTGGAAGCTGCCTTACATGCCATGAAGAATGTGGCCCAGCTCATCAATGAACGGAAACGGAGACTTGAAAACATCGACAAGATCGCTCAGTGGCAGAGTTCCATAGAGGACTGGGAG GGAGAAGATCTCCTGGTCAGGAGCTCAGAACTCATCCACTCGGGGGAGCTGACTCGTGTCACACAGCCACAAGCCAAGAGCCAGCAGAggatgttttttctctttgaccACCAGCTCATCTACTGTAAGAAG GACCTTCTCCGCCGGGACGTGCTCTACTACAAGGGCCGACTGGACCTGGATGGCCTGGAGCTGGTGGACCTGGAGGACGGGAAGGACGGGGAGCTCCATGTGAGCGTCAGGAACGCCTTCCGGCTGCGCTGCGGCCCCTCGGGGGAGAGCCAGCTGCTGTGTGCCAAGAAGCCCGAGCAGAAGCAGCGCTGGCTCAGGGCCTTCGCCAGGGAGCGGGACCAGGTGCGGCTGGACCAGGAGACAG GCTTCTCCATCACCCAGCTACAGAGGAAGCAGGCCATGCTGAACGCCAGCAAGCAGCAGGCTGTCGGGAAGCCCAAAG CCCTCAGCCGGCCCTACTATCTGACACGCCAGAagcacccagctctgcccaccagcctgCCCCAGCAACAGGTCCTGGTGCTGGCAGAGCCCAAGCGGAAGCCGTCCACCTTCTGGCATAGCATCAGCCGGCTGGCGCCCTTCCGCAAGTGA